One window from the genome of Methanofastidiosum sp. encodes:
- the porA gene encoding pyruvate ferredoxin oxidoreductase, with protein MVKKIITGNIAAAWGARLSRAEVIAAYPITPQTIIVEKLAQFVSDGELKAEYLHVESEHSAMAACIAASQMGARAFTATSSQGLLLMHELLHWASGARTPIVMANVNRALAPPWSVWVEHTDMMSQRDTGWIQFYAESNQEVLDTLLICYKLCEDKEIQLPAMIGLDAFYLSHTSEIVDIPDQELVDKFLPKYEAQYPIDIENPLSVGSLSMPHQWYPEFRYKIYEAMERVIPRLNQIEEDFYKQFGRRYTGPLELYNTEDAEVVLIISGAAAGTVKETVDILRKKGVKVGAIRLRIFRPFPQEELVKALSNVSFLGVIDRSFSFGHEGAIFSEIKAALYGAKNSPPMKNYIAGIGGRDITTDTIKKIFDNCFNCLKKNKIDTHIEWVDIKV; from the coding sequence ATGGTAAAAAAGATAATTACGGGAAACATAGCTGCTGCTTGGGGGGCAAGACTTTCAAGAGCGGAAGTAATAGCTGCTTACCCCATAACTCCACAAACAATTATCGTTGAAAAACTAGCACAATTCGTTTCAGATGGAGAACTTAAAGCGGAATATCTTCATGTTGAATCTGAACATTCTGCTATGGCCGCATGTATTGCAGCCTCCCAAATGGGGGCCAGAGCTTTTACGGCAACATCTTCCCAAGGATTGTTATTAATGCATGAACTTCTTCATTGGGCTTCTGGGGCAAGAACCCCAATAGTAATGGCAAATGTCAATAGAGCTTTAGCACCTCCTTGGAGTGTATGGGTTGAGCACACTGACATGATGTCTCAAAGAGACACAGGATGGATTCAATTCTACGCTGAAAGCAATCAAGAGGTTCTTGATACACTATTAATCTGCTACAAATTATGTGAAGATAAAGAAATACAGCTACCGGCTATGATAGGTTTAGATGCCTTTTATTTATCCCATACTTCAGAAATAGTTGATATCCCTGATCAAGAATTAGTTGATAAATTCTTGCCAAAATATGAAGCTCAATATCCCATAGACATTGAAAATCCTCTAAGCGTAGGATCTCTTTCAATGCCTCATCAGTGGTATCCTGAATTTAGATACAAAATCTATGAAGCAATGGAAAGAGTAATACCTAGATTAAATCAAATTGAAGAAGATTTTTATAAACAATTCGGTAGAAGATACACCGGCCCCTTGGAGCTTTATAATACTGAAGATGCAGAAGTTGTCCTTATTATTTCTGGTGCAGCTGCTGGAACTGTCAAAGAAACTGTAGATATACTAAGGAAAAAGGGCGTTAAAGTAGGAGCTATAAGACTAAGGATATTCAGACCATTTCCCCAAGAGGAATTAGTTAAAGCTTTATCAAATGTTTCATTTCTTGGGGTAATTGACAGGTCTTTCTCATTTGGTCATGAAGGTGCGATATTCTCAGAAATTAAAGCAGCTTTATATGGGGCAAAAAATTCTCCTCCAATGAAAAATTATATTGCTGGAATTGGGGGGAGAGACATTACAACAGACACAATTAAAAAAATATTTGACAACTGTTTCAATTGTTTAAAAAAAAATAAAATTGACACCCATATAGAATGGGTTGATATAAAGGTGTAA
- a CDS encoding type II secretion system F family protein → MRKKNYNLYVMVGSIAAGIIIGLLGFFILDLSELVIAGIAIAVGPYLILKMREQAWITEIEDQFPEFLRALADSQAAGMTLPQAIKMSQEDDYGRLTDEIKIMASKISWGIPFDEVLTSFADKVKSDNIQGTVSLIVIAHHAGGNIIKILESAAESARMMRGLAKEQASKLGQYTGIIYISYLVFLSVVFLLQTQFVEVFSEITLPTAKETISKDAFKTTFQNMLIIHGVLAGLMIGKMTTNSLFSGIKHSIILTAIGYITFRFIIESDILIGFLG, encoded by the coding sequence TTGAGAAAGAAAAATTACAATCTCTATGTAATGGTTGGGAGCATAGCTGCAGGGATAATCATAGGATTACTCGGATTTTTCATTTTAGATTTAAGTGAGCTAGTTATTGCGGGAATAGCTATTGCTGTTGGGCCTTATCTTATTTTAAAAATGAGAGAACAAGCATGGATTACCGAAATTGAAGATCAATTTCCCGAATTCTTAAGGGCGCTGGCAGATTCTCAAGCTGCAGGAATGACTTTACCACAGGCAATAAAAATGTCACAAGAAGATGATTATGGGAGACTTACAGACGAAATAAAAATCATGGCCTCAAAAATTTCATGGGGGATACCATTTGATGAGGTGTTGACATCTTTTGCAGATAAGGTAAAAAGTGATAACATTCAAGGAACAGTATCTTTAATTGTTATAGCCCACCATGCGGGAGGGAATATCATTAAAATCTTGGAGTCTGCAGCAGAAAGTGCAAGAATGATGAGAGGGCTTGCAAAGGAGCAGGCTTCTAAATTGGGCCAGTACACAGGTATTATCTATATTTCTTACCTAGTTTTTCTTTCGGTAGTTTTCTTACTTCAAACTCAGTTCGTTGAGGTATTCTCTGAAATTACACTTCCAACAGCAAAAGAAACAATAAGCAAAGATGCATTTAAGACAACATTTCAAAACATGCTTATTATACATGGCGTTTTAGCAGGCCTTATGATTGGAAAGATGACAACAAACTCTTTGTTTTCGGGGATTAAACACAGTATAATACTTACTGCGATTGGGTATATAACATTTAGATTCATTATAGAGTCTGATATTCTCATTGGTTTTCTTGGATAG
- a CDS encoding pyruvate synthase subunit beta, which yields MKRAGIPTEEFIYSGHTACPGCGAMLVSRYLLKVLGMNTIMNIPACCFAAIPGTFPETCLGVPLLYNAFETTAATASGVEAALKIKGKKEKINVVGFAGDGGTADIGIQALSGAIERGHEIIYVCYDNEAYMNTGMQTSSLTPMGATTTTNPLGKKGGWRTRNKKNMMEIVAAHGIPYAATVNPSYPLDFIKKIEKAKSIKGPSYIHAYSVCPTGWRYQPELGLELGRLATETGIFPLYEFENGVYTINYKKKTKEVLEYYKLQGRFRHLSEDFIKEVQAVVDKEWQKLLYKEECSNKY from the coding sequence ATGAAAAGAGCAGGTATCCCCACTGAAGAATTTATTTATTCTGGCCATACTGCATGCCCTGGATGTGGGGCAATGCTAGTTTCCAGATATCTTCTAAAAGTATTAGGAATGAATACAATAATGAATATACCTGCCTGTTGTTTTGCAGCTATACCTGGAACATTCCCAGAAACATGTTTAGGTGTGCCATTGTTATATAATGCATTTGAAACAACTGCGGCAACAGCTTCTGGCGTTGAAGCTGCTTTGAAAATTAAAGGAAAAAAGGAAAAAATTAATGTGGTAGGTTTTGCAGGCGATGGAGGTACTGCAGATATAGGAATTCAAGCTCTTTCCGGAGCTATAGAAAGAGGTCATGAAATTATCTACGTGTGTTACGATAATGAAGCTTACATGAATACAGGAATGCAAACGTCTAGCCTTACCCCGATGGGCGCTACAACTACCACAAATCCCCTCGGTAAGAAAGGAGGATGGAGAACAAGAAATAAAAAGAACATGATGGAGATAGTAGCTGCACATGGTATTCCTTACGCTGCAACTGTTAATCCTTCGTATCCCCTAGATTTCATTAAGAAAATAGAAAAGGCAAAAAGCATCAAAGGCCCATCATACATCCATGCATATTCTGTTTGCCCGACTGGATGGAGATACCAACCTGAACTTGGATTAGAGTTAGGGCGACTTGCAACAGAAACTGGAATATTTCCCTTATACGAATTTGAGAATGGCGTCTATACTATCAATTATAAGAAAAAGACGAAGGAAGTACTTGAATATTACAAATTACAAGGGAGATTCAGACACTTATCAGAAGATTTCATTAAAGAAGTTCAAGCGGTTGTAGATAAAGAATGGCAAAAACTTCTATATAAGGAAGAATGTAGTAATAAATACTAA
- a CDS encoding MoaD/ThiS family protein codes for MKVLYFGDLKDITLKREEIIEVESIKIGTLKNLLSEKYPPLKESFLKDEIRIIVNGKDYSFTGRDETLVLKGFEIALFSPVGGG; via the coding sequence ATGAAGGTTCTTTATTTTGGAGATTTAAAGGATATCACTTTGAAAAGAGAGGAAATTATTGAAGTTGAATCAATTAAAATTGGCACACTAAAGAATCTTCTTTCAGAAAAATATCCCCCATTGAAGGAATCTTTTTTAAAGGATGAGATAAGGATTATTGTAAATGGAAAGGACTATTCTTTTACTGGTAGAGACGAAACTCTAGTTTTAAAAGGATTTGAGATAGCTCTTTTTTCTCCTGTAGGGGGCGGATAA
- the ade gene encoding adenine deaminase translates to MNVISGNIVDPIHRQIYSGKITISNGKISRIQRDDNIYPNFIIPGFVDSHIHIESSMLIPYEFSRIAVTHGTVATVSDPHEIANVLGIKGIEYMIENSKLSPLKFYFGASSCVPATSFETSGACLGAREVEEIFRNDNVKFLGEVMNTFGVINNDSELIEKLNIAKKYSKKIDGHAPGLSGEALEKYISKGINTDHECVRRAEGLEKIEKGMKIQIREGSAAENFEALIPLVDTHYDSCMFCSDDKHPDDLIKGHIDQMVRRSINYGIDIFKILNVSSVNPVKHYGLDVGLLQEGDPADFLIVDNLKELNILTTYINGNVVSHNCKTNIEHRSFETINNFNVEKKKISDFCLSYKRGTIKVIEAIDGQLITNEIIIEPKIVNGNLVSDIERDILKIAVVNRYTDSKIPIGFIRNFGLKKGALASSIAHDSHNIVVVGVSDEDICNAVNMIIENRGGVGCVCGENKIFLELPVAGIMTFEEYSKVADSYRHVTNFAKSLGCTLNAPFMTLSFMALLVIPKIKIGDKGLFDSEKFRFIDLCIN, encoded by the coding sequence ATGAATGTTATTTCCGGAAATATTGTAGATCCAATTCATCGTCAAATATATTCGGGCAAAATAACTATTTCAAATGGCAAAATCTCTAGAATTCAAAGAGACGATAATATTTATCCTAATTTCATTATACCTGGATTTGTTGATTCTCACATACACATAGAAAGTTCAATGTTAATCCCTTACGAGTTTTCTAGAATTGCAGTTACACATGGAACCGTAGCGACTGTTTCAGACCCTCACGAAATAGCCAATGTTTTAGGAATAAAAGGAATAGAATATATGATTGAGAATTCTAAACTTTCTCCTCTGAAATTTTATTTTGGGGCATCCTCCTGCGTTCCTGCAACATCTTTTGAGACAAGTGGTGCTTGCCTTGGAGCTAGGGAAGTTGAAGAGATATTTAGAAATGACAACGTTAAATTTTTAGGAGAGGTAATGAATACATTTGGTGTCATAAATAATGATAGTGAACTAATAGAAAAACTAAATATCGCAAAAAAATATTCTAAGAAAATTGATGGCCATGCTCCGGGGTTATCCGGAGAAGCACTGGAAAAATATATTAGCAAAGGGATTAATACAGATCACGAGTGTGTTCGTAGAGCTGAAGGGCTTGAGAAGATAGAAAAGGGGATGAAAATACAGATCAGGGAAGGCTCTGCCGCAGAAAACTTTGAAGCACTAATCCCCCTTGTCGATACACATTATGATTCCTGTATGTTTTGTAGTGATGATAAACATCCGGATGATTTGATTAAAGGGCACATTGACCAGATGGTGAGACGGTCAATAAATTACGGCATTGACATTTTCAAAATATTAAATGTTTCTTCTGTAAATCCTGTTAAACATTATGGGCTTGATGTTGGACTGCTACAAGAAGGTGATCCGGCTGACTTCTTAATTGTAGATAATCTAAAAGAATTGAATATCCTTACAACCTATATTAATGGAAATGTCGTTTCTCATAACTGTAAAACAAACATCGAACACAGGAGTTTTGAAACAATAAATAACTTTAATGTAGAAAAGAAAAAGATATCAGATTTTTGTTTATCATATAAAAGAGGCACCATAAAAGTTATTGAAGCAATCGACGGCCAACTTATTACAAATGAGATAATTATTGAGCCAAAAATAGTCAATGGCAATTTAGTATCTGACATAGAAAGGGATATATTAAAAATTGCCGTTGTGAATCGTTATACTGATTCCAAAATTCCAATTGGATTTATAAGAAATTTTGGCCTAAAGAAAGGGGCATTAGCTTCTAGCATAGCACATGATTCCCACAACATAGTTGTAGTTGGTGTTTCCGATGAAGATATATGCAACGCCGTAAACATGATCATCGAAAATAGGGGGGGCGTTGGATGTGTATGTGGAGAAAATAAAATCTTTTTAGAACTCCCGGTTGCTGGCATAATGACATTTGAAGAATACTCTAAAGTTGCAGATAGTTACAGGCATGTTACTAACTTTGCCAAGTCTTTGGGATGTACTTTAAATGCACCTTTTATGACTTTATCTTTCATGGCATTACTAGTTATCCCAAAAATAAAGATTGGAGACAAGGGATTATTTGATTCAGAAAAATTTAGATTTATTGATTTGTGCATAAACTAA
- a CDS encoding type II secretion system F family protein — MLGRNKEKDLAVQEIEKYQKRGFFMNYGKMAHKRFGFLVDKRLKNFEELHAPLRKGDIPLNLGAYVSAMILTTVIAGIMALLISIIIVPIFLGDFVNSIISPDKPVNFTFNLILIILISLLTAVTTFLVFWAYPSFKAGERSRKINLALTNAVNTMATIAGTGVPPTVIFWSLVEFRRYGEVSRESEKILNDVENFGLDLVQALQRAANRSPSPIFSELLWKMIATIRTGGNLREYLYLEGNRLMEAERMKTEAAIETIGLIAETYVTALVVGPVFIIIMTTIMGIMGTPMSQVNLINNIVVYFGLPIGYAIFIIAVDQVAPKR; from the coding sequence ATGTTAGGTAGAAATAAAGAAAAGGACCTAGCAGTCCAAGAGATTGAAAAATATCAAAAAAGAGGCTTCTTCATGAACTATGGGAAGATGGCCCATAAAAGATTTGGTTTTCTTGTAGACAAAAGATTAAAGAATTTTGAAGAACTTCATGCCCCCTTAAGAAAAGGAGATATACCTCTTAATCTTGGGGCTTATGTAAGTGCAATGATTCTTACTACTGTCATTGCGGGCATTATGGCGTTATTGATATCAATAATTATTGTTCCTATCTTTTTAGGAGATTTTGTCAATAGCATTATCTCCCCAGACAAACCTGTTAATTTTACTTTTAATTTAATTTTAATTATTCTTATTTCGCTTTTAACTGCTGTTACAACTTTCTTAGTATTTTGGGCATATCCATCTTTTAAGGCAGGAGAAAGATCTAGGAAGATTAATCTTGCTCTCACAAACGCTGTTAATACAATGGCAACTATAGCAGGAACTGGAGTACCTCCAACTGTCATTTTTTGGTCACTTGTCGAATTTAGGAGATATGGTGAAGTATCAAGAGAATCTGAAAAGATTTTAAATGACGTTGAAAACTTTGGGCTTGATTTAGTTCAGGCACTTCAGAGGGCCGCTAACAGATCTCCATCACCGATATTTAGTGAACTTTTATGGAAGATGATAGCAACCATTAGAACAGGCGGAAATCTTAGAGAATATCTATATCTTGAAGGGAATAGGTTAATGGAAGCCGAAAGAATGAAAACTGAAGCGGCTATAGAAACTATTGGTTTAATAGCAGAAACTTATGTAACTGCTTTAGTCGTAGGGCCGGTCTTCATAATAATCATGACAACTATTATGGGAATAATGGGAACTCCAATGTCACAGGTAAATTTAATTAATAATATTGTTGTATATTTTGGGCTGCCTATAGGCTACGCTATATTCATAATTGCAGTCGATCAGGTGGCACCAAAGAGGTAG
- a CDS encoding TIGR00341 family protein, whose translation MNIFNKNIINSLIFKNRDEESCNQNKKEELENILPVISNKQYYISEGDELFIINMILPNYELNDVMDNLNKKIDFRYKKNIVEVFTPDFIVSPFLQKVEKENSCNEKEPIEKLIDTTRPYLKIDKNKLALTSIAGIIALTGLFMNNVAVIIGAMLLSPILGPIYAFAINSALGRTKDILKSVSNLLLMISTVLFFSIVITFLISFFMEPTLTQEILSRLDPNFIYVLMSLALGFASMLAITKGIPESTAGVAIAAALLPPTAVSGILIIINPAKAIGPMILVFQNIFGLMTGSLFGAILLEIGPREYYKKTASKKIIFRLCLIMSLLVLALIVLTV comes from the coding sequence TTGAATATTTTTAACAAAAATATTATAAATTCTTTAATTTTCAAGAATAGAGATGAAGAAAGTTGTAATCAGAATAAAAAAGAAGAACTTGAAAATATATTGCCAGTTATATCCAATAAACAATATTATATCAGTGAAGGTGATGAACTTTTTATAATCAATATGATTTTGCCAAACTATGAACTTAACGATGTAATGGATAATTTAAATAAAAAAATAGATTTTAGATACAAAAAGAATATAGTTGAAGTATTTACTCCTGATTTCATCGTTTCTCCATTTTTACAAAAAGTAGAAAAAGAAAATTCATGCAATGAAAAGGAGCCAATAGAAAAACTCATCGATACTACTAGACCTTATTTGAAAATCGATAAGAATAAATTAGCTTTGACATCCATAGCAGGAATAATTGCTTTGACTGGATTATTTATGAATAATGTGGCCGTAATAATAGGGGCTATGCTTTTATCGCCTATACTTGGACCAATATATGCCTTTGCAATAAATTCTGCATTAGGGCGAACTAAAGATATATTGAAAAGTGTCTCTAATCTTTTGCTTATGATTAGCACTGTCCTATTTTTTTCAATTGTGATTACTTTCTTAATATCATTCTTTATGGAACCTACCTTAACACAAGAGATATTATCGCGCCTTGATCCTAATTTTATATATGTATTGATGTCTTTAGCATTAGGTTTTGCTTCGATGTTGGCCATTACAAAAGGAATTCCAGAGAGTACGGCAGGAGTGGCCATAGCTGCAGCGCTTTTACCACCTACAGCAGTTAGCGGGATATTAATCATAATAAATCCTGCTAAAGCCATTGGCCCTATGATTCTAGTATTTCAAAATATTTTTGGATTAATGACGGGCAGTTTATTCGGTGCCATACTATTGGAAATTGGTCCACGGGAATACTACAAAAAAACAGCATCTAAGAAGATTATCTTTAGATTGTGTTTAATTATGTCTTTACTAGTTTTAGCTTTGATAGTTCTTACAGTTTAA
- the tgtA gene encoding tRNA guanosine(15) transglycosylase TgtA translates to MFEIKAKDGLGRIGKLSIDKKKVETPTLMPVINPNKIVIAPKDMADYGAEMLITNSYIIYRTPKLKEEALKKGVHKMLDFDGVIETDSGSFQMAAYGDIEIENKEILQFQKDIGVDIGTFLDIPTHPDEPYRKALSDLEITLERARESFEFDLNLNGTIQGGTHLDLRKKSAEEMSKLPFTVNPIGGVVPLMMEYRFSELIDIILTAKGNLSPSRPVHLFGAGHPMLLSLSVLLGCDLFDSAAYVLYAQDSRYLTSYGTKKLNEMKYLPCNCPVCRKYTAQELINENDQKRVELLSSHNLHATFEEIKIIKEAIHEGNLFELVETRIRSHPRLLLAYRRIKDYYDILEEYDPFTKRSSIFYTGAESNLRPIVKRTKKRIKDIKSKKYDEHLFFGKYPKELEFTYPFGQCEMEEERKVRGDSEMEDEHIVKVIADYQFGPNVGDRLFHDVIVKRSKTGMIRYVFDKNGIMLATLRARDGLFTPNIEGLKRLKEIIPYPRYRIIVDEEAAPFIKDGANVFSKFVLDMDKNLRAYEEILIVDSKDNLLGTGTLMLSPREVRSFERGMAVRTRWGIEKNTIQENQ, encoded by the coding sequence ATGTTTGAAATAAAGGCAAAAGATGGATTAGGCAGAATAGGGAAACTATCAATAGACAAAAAAAAAGTTGAGACACCAACACTAATGCCCGTTATTAACCCCAACAAGATAGTAATCGCCCCAAAGGACATGGCTGATTACGGGGCGGAGATGCTAATCACAAATTCATATATTATTTATAGAACTCCAAAACTCAAAGAAGAAGCTCTTAAAAAAGGAGTTCACAAAATGCTCGATTTTGACGGAGTTATAGAAACTGATTCCGGCTCTTTTCAGATGGCCGCATATGGCGATATAGAAATAGAAAACAAAGAGATATTACAATTTCAAAAAGACATTGGAGTTGATATAGGAACATTTCTTGATATACCAACTCATCCCGATGAACCATATAGAAAAGCTCTATCAGATCTAGAAATAACACTTGAAAGGGCAAGAGAATCATTTGAATTTGATCTAAATTTAAATGGAACAATCCAAGGAGGAACTCACCTAGATTTAAGAAAAAAATCTGCTGAAGAGATGAGTAAATTACCTTTTACAGTAAATCCAATAGGCGGTGTAGTCCCTTTGATGATGGAGTATCGATTTAGTGAGTTGATAGATATTATTCTAACAGCAAAAGGAAATCTTTCGCCTTCAAGACCCGTACATCTTTTTGGGGCGGGTCACCCAATGCTATTATCATTATCTGTTCTTTTGGGCTGTGATCTTTTTGATTCCGCTGCATATGTTCTCTATGCTCAAGATTCAAGATATTTAACATCTTACGGTACCAAAAAACTTAATGAAATGAAATATTTACCCTGTAATTGTCCTGTATGTAGAAAATATACTGCTCAAGAACTAATTAATGAGAATGATCAAAAAAGGGTAGAACTCCTTTCAAGTCATAACTTACATGCAACTTTTGAAGAAATAAAAATAATAAAAGAAGCTATCCATGAAGGAAATCTATTTGAGCTAGTCGAAACAAGAATTAGGAGCCACCCTCGGTTACTGCTTGCATATAGAAGAATCAAAGATTATTATGATATTCTCGAAGAATATGACCCTTTTACAAAAAGATCCTCAATATTCTATACGGGAGCCGAATCAAATTTAAGGCCAATTGTGAAAAGAACTAAAAAAAGAATAAAAGATATAAAATCAAAAAAATACGATGAACACCTATTCTTTGGAAAATATCCTAAAGAACTTGAATTTACATATCCATTTGGACAATGTGAAATGGAAGAGGAAAGAAAAGTAAGAGGGGATTCTGAAATGGAGGATGAACATATTGTAAAAGTAATTGCAGACTACCAGTTTGGCCCTAATGTGGGGGATAGATTGTTCCATGATGTTATCGTTAAAAGATCAAAAACAGGAATGATCCGCTATGTCTTTGATAAAAATGGAATTATGCTTGCAACTTTAAGGGCTAGAGATGGTCTATTTACACCAAATATTGAGGGGCTAAAAAGATTGAAGGAAATAATTCCTTATCCCAGATACAGAATAATTGTTGATGAAGAAGCTGCCCCTTTTATAAAAGATGGTGCAAATGTATTTTCAAAATTTGTCTTGGACATGGACAAAAATCTTAGGGCATATGAAGAGATCCTTATTGTAGATTCAAAGGACAATCTTTTGGGAACGGGGACCTTAATGCTTTCTCCGAGAGAAGTAAGGTCTTTTGAGAGAGGTATGGCCGTTAGAACAAGATGGGGGATAGAAAAAAATACTATCCAAGAAAACCAATGA
- a CDS encoding 4Fe-4S binding protein, whose amino-acid sequence MKKLEKLVSVKDLPEAPVSNVPSLNQKTGTWRVFRPDVDKEKCIKCSICWRCCPDISIDVDEEGFPIINYNYCKGCGICAHECPKNAIKMEREGK is encoded by the coding sequence ATGAAAAAGTTAGAAAAATTAGTATCAGTAAAAGATTTGCCAGAGGCCCCTGTTTCAAATGTTCCTTCCCTAAATCAGAAAACTGGAACATGGAGAGTTTTCAGACCAGATGTAGATAAAGAAAAGTGTATTAAGTGCAGTATTTGTTGGAGATGCTGTCCCGATATCTCAATTGACGTAGATGAAGAGGGATTCCCAATTATAAATTATAATTATTGTAAAGGTTGTGGAATATGTGCTCATGAATGCCCAAAAAATGCAATTAAAATGGAAAGGGAGGGAAAGTAA
- a CDS encoding MGMT family protein, whose protein sequence is MGKKSKSWKEKLEDSKGLPKVELITDKMSKRWGEGTVVIPAPIEVNNIMKIVPEGKLITIDQIRKKLAEKHRATIGCPLTTGIFAWVSAHAANEAALEGEKDITPYWRTLKTGGVVNEKYPGGINYQKQLLEREGHKVIQKGKKFMVQDYEKMLV, encoded by the coding sequence ATGGGTAAAAAAAGTAAATCCTGGAAAGAAAAATTAGAAGATAGCAAAGGATTGCCCAAAGTGGAACTGATAACAGATAAGATGTCTAAAAGGTGGGGGGAAGGTACTGTCGTTATACCCGCACCAATTGAAGTTAATAACATAATGAAAATTGTTCCAGAAGGAAAACTAATTACAATTGATCAAATAAGGAAAAAGCTAGCAGAAAAACATAGAGCAACTATAGGGTGTCCTTTGACAACGGGTATTTTTGCTTGGGTAAGTGCGCATGCTGCAAATGAAGCCGCTTTAGAAGGTGAAAAAGATATTACTCCTTATTGGAGGACTCTAAAAACTGGAGGCGTAGTTAATGAAAAGTATCCCGGCGGGATTAATTACCAGAAACAACTTTTGGAAAGAGAAGGTCACAAAGTAATACAAAAAGGAAAAAAATTCATGGTTCAAGATTACGAAAAAATGTTGGTATAG
- a CDS encoding pyruvate ferredoxin oxidoreductase subunit gamma, whose protein sequence is MIEIRFHGRGGQGAVVASNLLADAAFREGKYVQAFPYFGVERRGAPVTSFTRIDKNPIKIKSQVYTPNYIIVLDPTLIDVTDVTSGLDKNGIVLINSDKDPKYYNLSFKTATVDATSIAIENKLGSKMSPIVNTSILGAFAKISGEVMLESIILAINENAPSKKEENVKAAKEAYDKTMM, encoded by the coding sequence TTGATAGAGATAAGATTTCACGGTAGAGGTGGACAGGGCGCTGTTGTTGCATCGAATTTGCTAGCTGATGCAGCTTTTAGAGAAGGAAAATACGTTCAGGCTTTTCCATACTTCGGTGTGGAAAGAAGAGGTGCCCCTGTTACATCATTTACAAGAATAGACAAAAATCCTATTAAAATCAAAAGCCAGGTTTATACGCCAAATTATATTATAGTCCTTGACCCAACATTGATAGACGTAACTGATGTGACTTCTGGCCTAGATAAAAACGGCATAGTACTAATTAATTCAGATAAAGATCCTAAATACTACAATCTTTCCTTTAAGACTGCAACTGTTGATGCTACTTCTATTGCAATTGAAAATAAACTAGGCTCAAAAATGTCACCAATTGTAAATACTTCCATTCTTGGTGCTTTTGCTAAGATATCTGGAGAGGTAATGCTTGAATCTATAATTCTAGCAATAAACGAAAATGCGCCTTCTAAAAAAGAAGAGAATGTTAAAGCCGCGAAAGAGGCTTATGATAAAACAATGATGTAA
- a CDS encoding metallophosphoesterase family protein, translating to MDICVITDIHGKKSSLKNFFNSIDIQKFDLLLCCGDITSFGGEMEAKEILDLIPDITFYSVFGNCDRTDVNDYLISKNFSLHEKEFKIKDYTIGGFGGSNKSPFGTPSEYEEDQIMTGLSKLSFKNMILVTHAPPYNTKLDKIGNNKSIGSTSVRTIIEKRQPVVAISGHVHESRAVDIIGKTQLLNPGPLKDGYYGIVEIDEKEVKVELKEID from the coding sequence ATGGATATTTGTGTTATAACGGATATACATGGAAAGAAAAGTTCTTTGAAAAATTTTTTTAATTCTATTGATATTCAGAAATTTGACTTATTACTCTGTTGTGGCGATATAACTTCCTTTGGAGGAGAAATGGAAGCAAAAGAAATATTAGACCTAATACCCGATATTACATTTTATTCAGTTTTTGGAAATTGCGACAGAACCGATGTAAATGATTACTTGATATCAAAGAATTTTTCTCTGCATGAAAAAGAGTTTAAAATAAAAGACTATACAATAGGGGGCTTTGGGGGTTCAAATAAGTCTCCTTTTGGAACTCCTTCTGAATATGAAGAAGATCAAATAATGACAGGTCTTTCAAAACTTTCATTTAAGAATATGATTCTGGTAACGCATGCACCCCCTTATAATACTAAACTAGACAAAATTGGAAATAATAAATCAATAGGGAGTACCTCAGTTAGAACTATTATAGAAAAAAGACAGCCTGTAGTTGCAATTTCTGGACACGTTCATGAATCTAGAGCGGTTGATATCATAGGCAAAACTCAATTGTTAAATCCCGGACCATTGAAAGATGGGTACTATGGGATAGTAGAAATAGATGAAAAAGAAGTAAAAGTCGAATTAAAAGAAATTGATTAA